The following proteins are encoded in a genomic region of Gossypium hirsutum isolate 1008001.06 chromosome D05, Gossypium_hirsutum_v2.1, whole genome shotgun sequence:
- the LOC107907110 gene encoding stress-response A/B barrel domain-containing protein UP3 isoform X1, translating to MLCLKARPLFSSPFPLSFSSFNHLKKSFTLSTRTSKSSTVMSIIEHVVLFKVKGDTEQEKVNAMLNNLNGLVSLDPVLHLTAGPVHRIKSPILNFTHMLHSRYKSKEDLNTYSAHPEHQRVVKENVIPICDDIMAVDWVADNDPTPLSPPPGSAFKVTFLKLKESVSNEVQGGILGEIKGVKEGISGIQQMTCGENFSPARAKGFSLASVAVFGGVGEMEAAVGNEECVNLQKQKVRDNVDGVIVVDYVVPASSP from the coding sequence ATGCTGTGTTTGAAAGCTCGCCCTCTCTTTTCCTCACCATTTCCCCtcagtttttcttctttcaatcACCTGAAAAAATCCTTCACTTTATCCACCAGAACCTCTAAATCCTCGACCGTCATGTCCATCATTGAGCATGTGGTTCTTTTCAAGGTCAAAGGTGACACAGAACAGGAAAAGGTCAACGCGATGCTTAATAACCTCAATGGTTTGGTCTCTCTGGATCCTGTCCTGCACCTCACTGCTGGTCCCGTCCATCGTATCAAATCTCCTATCTTGAATTTCACCCACATGCTCCATAGCCGGTACAAGTCTAAAGAAGATTTGAACACATATTCCGCACATCCCGAACACCAGCGTGTTGTCAAGGAAAACGTCATCCCCATCTGTGATGATATAATGGCTGTTGATTGGGTTGCCGATAATGATCCCACCCCGCTGTCCCCGCCCCCTGGTTCTGCCTTCAAAGTAACCTTCTTGAAACTCAAAGAGAGTGTTAGCAATGAAGTGCAAGGTGGGATTCTAGGGGAAATTAAAGGGGTGAAGGAGGGGATCTCTGGTATTCAACAGATGACTTGCGGAGAGAATTTCTCACCTGCAAGAGCAAAGGGCTTTTCACTTGCCTCGGTCGCTGTTTTTGGTGGAGTTGGAGAAATGGAGGCAGCAGTGGGAAATGAAGAGTGTGTGAACCTACAGAAGCAAAAGGTTAGGGACAATGTGGATGGTGTCATTGTTGTTGATTATGTGGTGCCAGCTTCTTCACCATAG
- the LOC107907110 gene encoding stress-response A/B barrel domain-containing protein UP3 isoform X2: MSIIEHVVLFKVKGDTEQEKVNAMLNNLNGLVSLDPVLHLTAGPVHRIKSPILNFTHMLHSRYKSKEDLNTYSAHPEHQRVVKENVIPICDDIMAVDWVADNDPTPLSPPPGSAFKVTFLKLKESVSNEVQGGILGEIKGVKEGISGIQQMTCGENFSPARAKGFSLASVAVFGGVGEMEAAVGNEECVNLQKQKVRDNVDGVIVVDYVVPASSP; the protein is encoded by the coding sequence ATGTCCATCATTGAGCATGTGGTTCTTTTCAAGGTCAAAGGTGACACAGAACAGGAAAAGGTCAACGCGATGCTTAATAACCTCAATGGTTTGGTCTCTCTGGATCCTGTCCTGCACCTCACTGCTGGTCCCGTCCATCGTATCAAATCTCCTATCTTGAATTTCACCCACATGCTCCATAGCCGGTACAAGTCTAAAGAAGATTTGAACACATATTCCGCACATCCCGAACACCAGCGTGTTGTCAAGGAAAACGTCATCCCCATCTGTGATGATATAATGGCTGTTGATTGGGTTGCCGATAATGATCCCACCCCGCTGTCCCCGCCCCCTGGTTCTGCCTTCAAAGTAACCTTCTTGAAACTCAAAGAGAGTGTTAGCAATGAAGTGCAAGGTGGGATTCTAGGGGAAATTAAAGGGGTGAAGGAGGGGATCTCTGGTATTCAACAGATGACTTGCGGAGAGAATTTCTCACCTGCAAGAGCAAAGGGCTTTTCACTTGCCTCGGTCGCTGTTTTTGGTGGAGTTGGAGAAATGGAGGCAGCAGTGGGAAATGAAGAGTGTGTGAACCTACAGAAGCAAAAGGTTAGGGACAATGTGGATGGTGTCATTGTTGTTGATTATGTGGTGCCAGCTTCTTCACCATAG
- the LOC107907108 gene encoding uncharacterized protein yields the protein MEQQTNKTNAPTRKVRFAPKAPTRRAPKLEVKTEVVEDTDAVQARDLLQRLSQISAKTKPKVEKKVASSQVAFGFGAGSTSIKTFGASKGSVPTPGLREEKEYKEPWDYYSYYPVTLPMRRPYSGNPEFLDEEEFALANATFEEDSVEPAVELGLMEENSEATMFFIQLPPTLPMTKQTGNISGNETNSRSKPAASVGSAKKTCGIEELPAGFMGKMLVYRSGAVKLKLGDTLYDVTPGCNSEFSQDVVAVNTGKKHCCGVGEIDKRAILTPDVYSVFNYLTDL from the exons ATGGAACAACAAACTAACAAAACCAATGCTCCCACCAGGAAG GTTAGATTTGCACCCAAAGCTCCTACTCGCCGAGCACCAAAGCTCGAGGTTAAAAC TGAAGTGGTCGAAGACACTGATGCTGTTCAGGCCAGGGATTTGCTGCAGCGTTTAAGT CAAATTTCTGCAAAGACAAAGCCTAAAGTTGAAAAGAAAG TTGCATCTTCACAAGTTGCATTTGGTTTTGGAGCGGGGTCAACTTCCATAAAAACATTTGGAGCTTCCAAAG GTAGTGTTCCTACTCCAGGTTTGAGAGAGGAGAAAGAATACAAAGAACCATGG GATTATTATAGTTACTATCCTGTAACCCTTCCTATGAGGAGACCATATTCAGGAAATCCAG AGTTTCTTGATGAGGAGGAGTTTGCTTTAGCAAATGCAACTTTCGAAGAAGATTCAGTGGAGCCAGCAGTAGAGCTTGGTCTAATG GAGGAGAATTCAGAAGCAACTATGTTCTTTATTCAGTTACCACCAACATTACCTATGACAAAGCAAACAGGAAACATATCTGGGAATGAAACCAATAGCCGTTCAAAACCGGCTGCGAGTGTAGGTTCTGCAAAGAAGACATGTGGCATAGAAGAGTTACCTGCAGGTTTCATGGGTAAAATGCTCGTGTATAGAAGTGGTGCTGTCAAGTTAAAGTTGGGGGATACCCTTTATGAT GTCACACCAGGTTGCAATAGCGAGTTTTCCCAAGACGTTGTAGCTGTTAATACTGGAAAGAAGCATTGTTGTGGTGTTGGGGAAATTGACAAGCGAGCTATTTTAACCCCAGATGTTTATTCTGTTTTCAATTATTTGACTGATCTTTGA
- the LOC107907106 gene encoding growth-regulating factor 1 isoform X2 yields the protein MMSGRNRFPFTASQYQELEHQALIFKYMVSGIPIPPDLLFTIKRSSLDTSLSSRLFSYQPQHIGWNCFQMGLGRKVDPEPGRCRRTDGKKWRCSKEAYPDSKYCERHMHRGKNRSRKPVEVSNATMANPSTATQNISSITKTHHPSSFSSLSSMSLSSESQQQHQLRYHGYHSQANHPFMYPHASRPPGVGLSPQENTTHSLLGSGSYSQTNMDYSYVYGLKEEVDEHAFFSEPSGTMRSFSGSSVDDSWQLAPLTMSSSSSKQRNCSGLQSEYSYLQLQSLTDHNPKQNKQDADEHSYIKYEMTDELEKGEPQKTVHRFFDEWPPKHRDSWLDLDDKSSNSSSVSTTRLSISIPSTSHDFPIFNSRAHNDG from the exons ATGATGAGTGGAAGAAACAGGTTTCCTTTTACTGCATCTCAGTATCAAGAGCTTGAACATCAAGCTCTAATCTTCAAGTACATGGTCTCAGGCATCCCTATACCACCTGATCTCCTCTTCACCATCAAGAGAAGCTCCTTGGATACCTCACTTTCTTCAAGGCTTTTCTCTTACCAGCCTCAACATA TTGGATGGAACTGTTTCCAGATGGGATTAGGGAGAAAAGTGGACCCAGAACCTGGAAGGTGTAGAAGAACTGATGGAAAGAAATGGAGATGCTCTAAAGAAGCCTACCCAGATTCAAAGTACTGTGAAAGACACATGCATAGAGGCAAAAACCGTTCAAGAAAGCCTGTGGAAGTTAGTAATGCAACAATGGCAAATCCTTCAACAGCAACTCAAAACATCTCATCGATCACCAAGACACACCacccttcttctttttcttctctttcttccatGTCCTTGTCTTCTGAATCCCAACAGCAGCACCAACTTCGCTACCATGGTTATCATTCCCAGGCGAATCACCCCTTTATGTATCCCCATGCATCGAGACCTCCAGGGGTTGGACTGTCACCTCAAGAAAACACCACACATTCTCTCCTCGGCTCTGGCTCTTACTCCCAGACTAACATGGATTACAG TTATGTTTATGGGTTGAAAGAAGAAGTAGATGAACATGCTTTTTTCTCTGAACCTTCCGGTACAATGAGGAGTTTCTCAGGTTCATCTGTGGATGATTCATGGCAACTTGCACCACTAACAATGAGCTCCTCTTCCTCAAAGCAGAGGAACTGTTCTGGATTACAGAGTGAATACTCTTACTTGCAGCTTCAAAGCCTCACTGATCACAACCCGAAACAAAACAAACAGGATGCTGATGAACATTCCTATATCAAATATGAAATGACTGATGAATTGGAGAAAGGAGAACCCCAAAAGACAGTCCATCGTTTCTTTGATGAATGGCCACCAAAACATAGAGATTCATGGCTTGATTTGGATGATAAATCATCAAACAGCTCATCAGTTTCAACAACCAGACTCTCTATATCCATCCCTTCCACTTCACATGACTTCCCCATTTTCAATTCAAGAGCTCATAATg ATGGTTGA
- the LOC107907106 gene encoding growth-regulating factor 1 isoform X1 → MMSGRNRFPFTASQYQELEHQALIFKYMVSGIPIPPDLLFTIKRSSLDTSLSSRLFSYQPQHIGWNCFQMGLGRKVDPEPGRCRRTDGKKWRCSKEAYPDSKYCERHMHRGKNRSRKPVEVSNATMANPSTATQNISSITKTHHPSSFSSLSSMSLSSESQQQHQLRYHGYHSQANHPFMYPHASRPPGVGLSPQENTTHSLLGSGSYSQTNMDYRRNSYVYGLKEEVDEHAFFSEPSGTMRSFSGSSVDDSWQLAPLTMSSSSSKQRNCSGLQSEYSYLQLQSLTDHNPKQNKQDADEHSYIKYEMTDELEKGEPQKTVHRFFDEWPPKHRDSWLDLDDKSSNSSSVSTTRLSISIPSTSHDFPIFNSRAHNDG, encoded by the exons ATGATGAGTGGAAGAAACAGGTTTCCTTTTACTGCATCTCAGTATCAAGAGCTTGAACATCAAGCTCTAATCTTCAAGTACATGGTCTCAGGCATCCCTATACCACCTGATCTCCTCTTCACCATCAAGAGAAGCTCCTTGGATACCTCACTTTCTTCAAGGCTTTTCTCTTACCAGCCTCAACATA TTGGATGGAACTGTTTCCAGATGGGATTAGGGAGAAAAGTGGACCCAGAACCTGGAAGGTGTAGAAGAACTGATGGAAAGAAATGGAGATGCTCTAAAGAAGCCTACCCAGATTCAAAGTACTGTGAAAGACACATGCATAGAGGCAAAAACCGTTCAAGAAAGCCTGTGGAAGTTAGTAATGCAACAATGGCAAATCCTTCAACAGCAACTCAAAACATCTCATCGATCACCAAGACACACCacccttcttctttttcttctctttcttccatGTCCTTGTCTTCTGAATCCCAACAGCAGCACCAACTTCGCTACCATGGTTATCATTCCCAGGCGAATCACCCCTTTATGTATCCCCATGCATCGAGACCTCCAGGGGTTGGACTGTCACCTCAAGAAAACACCACACATTCTCTCCTCGGCTCTGGCTCTTACTCCCAGACTAACATGGATTACAG GAGAAACAGTTATGTTTATGGGTTGAAAGAAGAAGTAGATGAACATGCTTTTTTCTCTGAACCTTCCGGTACAATGAGGAGTTTCTCAGGTTCATCTGTGGATGATTCATGGCAACTTGCACCACTAACAATGAGCTCCTCTTCCTCAAAGCAGAGGAACTGTTCTGGATTACAGAGTGAATACTCTTACTTGCAGCTTCAAAGCCTCACTGATCACAACCCGAAACAAAACAAACAGGATGCTGATGAACATTCCTATATCAAATATGAAATGACTGATGAATTGGAGAAAGGAGAACCCCAAAAGACAGTCCATCGTTTCTTTGATGAATGGCCACCAAAACATAGAGATTCATGGCTTGATTTGGATGATAAATCATCAAACAGCTCATCAGTTTCAACAACCAGACTCTCTATATCCATCCCTTCCACTTCACATGACTTCCCCATTTTCAATTCAAGAGCTCATAATg ATGGTTGA